In a single window of the Littorina saxatilis isolate snail1 linkage group LG5, US_GU_Lsax_2.0, whole genome shotgun sequence genome:
- the LOC138967169 gene encoding uncharacterized protein, with translation MSALPRRGAHVRDLFVNQTAPNLGMGSFESDQNGSRKSYDLGGSKKKKRAPAPPVSAGLGQYKPRILSDESVTNVPSNLSVDNPVRPPRPSKNKVDNPLNNFANTSHNSDVSRPIIMGDKDTPLVLHPTPDPDDLDFNVIDISLSSDGAPLTLNSEGMPGRGQDGLGTENPLFQMHEEEQEAAIDLTVTADQAANEKVFDFSGSADEVTNGTETSHLNGIFQFGADRDPTENEEPEGIFIPPPDYDEEEKTMVFDEEDLEAGTSSSPRRGQKVFKEYYGEDYAQYLSDEETGPHKAATVRPRRLHHNNVVDRKTKTEAKRPHYKKRESIAGKGKKDKSFTGSNSLRNFSFADSKFGTITGSKKRQHSIPSVSEETDEAELFVSTGESYEQFLRMKNGEDLTNESTGPTYGFQGGGFLAGHPLGMPSDVTRTPKEIERDNVWKKLTQRFRNRRSVDLS, from the coding sequence ATGTCTGCTCTACCGCGTCGGGGCGCCCACGTGCGTGACCTGTTTGTCAATCAGACCGCACCTAACCTAGGAATGGGGTCTTTTGAGAGCGACCAGAACGGGTCGCGTAAGAGCTACGATCTGGGAGGTTCCAAGAAAAAGAAGCGGGCCCCAGCACCTCCCGTTTCTGCCGGTCTTGGACAGTACAAGCCACGAATTCTGTCAGACGAAAGTGTGACGAACGTCCCCAGCAACCTCTCCGTGGACAACCCGGTCCGCCCTCCCCGCCCCAGTAAGAACAAAGTCGACAACCCCCTCAACAACTTTGCAAACACCAGCCATAACAGTGATGTGAGCAGACCCATCATCATGGGCGACAAGGACACTCCTCTAGTGCTGCACCCGACCCCTGACCCCGACGACCTTGACTTTAACGTCATTGACATCTCCTTGTCCTCCGACGGTGCACCCTTGACCTTGAACTCAGAGGGCATGCCGGGTCGAGGCCAGGACGGCCTGGGCACGGAGAACCCGCTGTTTCAGATGCACGAGGAGGAGCAAGAAGCAGCTATTGACTTAACGGTCACCGCTGACCAAGCCGCCAATGAAAAAGTGTTTGACTTCTCGGGATCCGCTGACGAGGTCACCAACGGCACAGAAACATCGCATTTAAACGGAATCTTTCAATTCGGCGCCGACAGAGACCCAACAGAAAACGAGGAACCGGAAGGCATCTTCATCCCGCCCCCCGACtacgacgaagaagaaaagacGATGGTGTTTGACGAGGAGGACCTGGAAGCCGGGACCAGCAGCAGCCCCAGACGAGGGCAGAAGGTCTTCAAGGAATACTACGGCGAGGATTACGCCCAGTACCTGTCAGACGAAGAGACCGGTCCGCACAAGGCGGCAACCGTGCGTCCCAGGCGACTTCACCACAACAACGTGGTGGACAGGAAAACCAAGACTGAAGCAAAGCGACCTCACTACAAGAAGCGGGAATCCATTGCCGGCAAAGGAAAGAAGGATAAGAGCTTCACAGGATCCAACTCGCTGCGAAACTTCAGCTTCGCGGATTCCAAGTTCGGGACGATCACCGGCTCCAAGAAGAGACAACACAGCATTCCTTCGGTGTCCGAAGAAACGGACGAGGCGGAGCTGTTTGTCAGCACTGGAGAGTCTTACGAGCAGTTCCTCCGTATGAAGAACGGGGAGGACCTAACAAACGAGTCCACGGGCCCGACTTATGGTTTTCAGGGTGGGGGATTTTTGGCAGGTCATCCTCTTGGGATGCCTTCTGACGTCACTCGCACTCCCAAAGAGATTGAAAGGGACAATGTGTGGAAAAAGCTGACACAGAGGTTCAGGAATCGGAGAAGTGTTGACTTGAGTTGA